From a region of the Geothrix sp. 21YS21S-2 genome:
- a CDS encoding VOC family protein, with translation MEKITPCLWFDGQAEEAARFYVSIFEDGRILAVTHYGENAPSPAGTVMTVHFTVNGQTFMGLNGGPAFTFSPAVSFMVNCDTQEEIDRYWARLSEGGKEVECGWVTDRFGLSWQIVPRSLGAMMASGDAAAVQRMVQAVWKMKKLDLAVLEKAFRGE, from the coding sequence ATGGAGAAGATCACCCCGTGCCTCTGGTTCGACGGCCAGGCCGAAGAGGCCGCCCGCTTCTACGTGTCCATCTTCGAGGACGGGCGCATCCTGGCGGTCACGCACTACGGCGAGAACGCCCCCAGCCCCGCCGGCACGGTCATGACCGTCCACTTCACGGTCAACGGCCAGACCTTCATGGGCCTGAACGGGGGGCCCGCCTTCACGTTCTCCCCGGCCGTCTCCTTCATGGTGAACTGCGACACCCAGGAGGAGATCGATCGCTACTGGGCCCGGCTCTCGGAGGGGGGCAAGGAGGTGGAGTGCGGCTGGGTCACGGACCGCTTCGGCCTCTCCTGGCAGATCGTCCCCAGGTCCCTGGGCGCCATGATGGCCAGCGGGGACGCCGCCGCCGTGCAGCGCATGGTCCAGGCGGTATGGAAGATGAAGAAGCTGGACCTGGCCGTCCTGGAGAAGGCCTTCCGGGGCGAATAG
- a CDS encoding SpoVG family protein, whose amino-acid sequence MLNITEVRITKVDGDDKLRAFAGMVLDECFLVGDLRVMENEEGYYVTMPSKRKRDGSFKDIAYPLNPDTKEFIEQKVLVAYEAATGNRAISRIEQGEATTVRADLLGVEEFGFTPKANP is encoded by the coding sequence ATGCTGAACATTACCGAAGTGCGGATCACCAAAGTGGACGGGGACGACAAGCTGCGCGCCTTCGCGGGGATGGTCCTGGACGAGTGCTTCCTCGTGGGCGACCTGCGGGTCATGGAGAACGAGGAGGGCTACTACGTCACCATGCCCAGCAAGCGCAAGCGGGACGGCTCCTTCAAGGACATCGCCTACCCCCTGAACCCCGACACGAAGGAATTCATCGAGCAGAAGGTCCTCGTGGCCTACGAGGCCGCCACCGGGAACCGCGCCATCTCCCGCATCGAACAGGGTGAAGCCACCACCGTGCGCGCCGACCTGCTGGGCGTGGAGGAGTTCGGGTTCACGCCCAAAGCCAACCCCTGA
- a CDS encoding SPOR domain-containing protein — translation MNPRVLFLLCTAGGSILAEEPARIQVFMAMPAVVRRGSPVTLTWSATGTDRVKLEPLGVQLPSKGTLNHALIGRTTFWLSAVNAWGGQTLPVVVDVLPDEPPSPPPAIAPPTPPPVQPPVQPPAKSAASSPVPAPVPKVAKPSAMPAPPAEAGAIWIQFAALSAPASIARLQGDLRRAAGIETVLSDVADPQVPGLTLKRVRLGPFATPRAAKARLQELKPRLAGLALKPYVDRGEDPAPKAHPRRRRSGNPP, via the coding sequence ATGAATCCTCGTGTCCTGTTCCTGCTGTGCACTGCCGGAGGCTCCATCCTGGCCGAAGAACCGGCCCGGATCCAGGTCTTCATGGCCATGCCGGCGGTCGTGCGGCGGGGCAGCCCCGTGACCCTCACGTGGTCCGCCACCGGCACGGACCGGGTGAAACTGGAACCCCTGGGCGTGCAGCTCCCCTCCAAGGGCACCCTCAACCACGCCCTCATCGGCCGCACGACCTTCTGGCTCAGCGCCGTCAACGCCTGGGGCGGCCAGACCCTTCCCGTGGTGGTGGACGTCCTCCCCGACGAACCGCCGTCCCCCCCGCCCGCCATCGCCCCGCCCACTCCGCCGCCCGTGCAACCGCCCGTTCAGCCGCCCGCAAAATCGGCCGCCAGCTCGCCCGTGCCGGCACCCGTTCCCAAGGTCGCCAAGCCGTCTGCCATGCCCGCTCCCCCGGCCGAGGCCGGGGCGATCTGGATCCAGTTCGCCGCCCTGTCCGCCCCCGCCAGCATCGCCCGCCTCCAGGGCGACCTGCGGCGCGCCGCGGGCATCGAGACGGTCCTCTCCGACGTGGCCGACCCCCAGGTCCCCGGCCTCACCCTCAAGCGGGTCCGCCTCGGTCCCTTCGCCACCCCCCGCGCCGCCAAGGCCCGGCTCCAGGAGCTGAAGCCCCGCCTCGCCGGGCTGGCCCTGAAGCCCTACGTGGACCGGGGCGAGGACCCGGCCCCCAAGGCCCACCCGCGCCGCAGGCGTTCCGGGAACCCACCCTGA
- a CDS encoding putative Ig domain-containing protein, protein MYAKGVAIASNSPSSGGGAVVSYSVSPALPAGLVLSTGTGVISGTPTAVSALASYTVTAANTGGSTTKDLTITVNDAAPSGLAYTLGAAVYAKGSAIAPNSPTSGGGAVVSYSVSPALPAGLSLNTATGQITGTPAAVAALATYTVTATNTGGSTTKDLTITVNDAAPSGLAYTLSAAVYAKGSAIPPNSPTSGGGAVVSYSVSPALPAGLILNTGTGQITGTPTAVAALATYTVTATNTGGSTTQDLTITVHEATVIIAGNAGAAGVLMTCSGGTATADGSGNYTFSVAYGWSGTVTPALAGYTFSAPRTYTDIVADQAGQDYTATAITFTISGALGASGAGASLAYTDGSAKTATADASGHYAFTVSYDWSGTVTPSLAGFVFTVDSRTYAHVLADQTAQDYTLTAVRVPPSYAGCFMGLGSGDSGGGSMPGYWVDGTWFDLPLLEPGQDAWVTALAVSGRDRDVLAVGFCTRDAGGSVPGYWKNGTWVGLPVLNGGGDAQATAILVSGGDVYVAGLINGTSGVVVPGYWKNEAWIGLTPLASDRNSLVVALATSGSEVLAAGYSSDVNNVGVPGYWRNGVWRPLSQLDITRESSATAVVVDGDDVYAGGFSTDSSGVQIPGYWKNGIWTGLDRPDSNTDWMVISLAVSGSDVYAMGFSLANTMGASIAGYWKNGAWVVLPPLSVDGSSVSTVLVASGKDVFVTGASTTADVTVTGYWKNGTWFSLPSPDPASPGIPLSFVAPSYIISGNAGVARAVLTYTDGTTRTAVADGDGNYCFSVSPDWSGTVTPSKPGSVFTPASKVYTHVQADQTAKNFSAVTNPG, encoded by the coding sequence GTGTACGCAAAGGGTGTCGCCATCGCCAGCAACAGCCCTTCCAGCGGGGGCGGCGCGGTGGTGTCCTACTCGGTGTCCCCGGCCCTGCCCGCGGGCTTGGTCCTGAGCACCGGCACCGGCGTCATCAGCGGCACGCCCACGGCGGTTTCGGCTCTCGCCAGCTATACGGTGACGGCAGCCAATACCGGAGGCAGCACCACCAAGGATCTGACGATCACCGTCAATGATGCTGCGCCCAGCGGCCTGGCCTACACCCTCGGCGCTGCGGTCTACGCCAAGGGATCCGCCATCGCCCCCAACAGCCCCACCAGCGGGGGCGGCGCGGTGGTGTCCTATTCGGTGTCCCCTGCCCTGCCCGCGGGGCTGAGCCTGAACACCGCCACGGGCCAGATCACGGGCACCCCCGCGGCGGTGGCGGCCCTGGCGACCTACACGGTGACGGCCACCAATACGGGCGGAAGCACCACCAAGGATCTGACGATCACCGTCAATGATGCTGCGCCCAGCGGCCTGGCCTACACCCTCAGCGCTGCGGTCTATGCCAAGGGATCCGCCATCCCCCCCAACAGCCCCACCAGCGGGGGCGGCGCGGTGGTTTCCTATTCGGTGTCTCCGGCACTGCCGGCGGGGTTGATTCTGAACACCGGCACCGGCCAGATCACGGGCACGCCCACGGCGGTGGCAGCCCTGGCGACCTACACGGTGACGGCGACCAATACGGGCGGCAGCACCACCCAGGACCTGACGATCACCGTCCATGAGGCGACCGTCATCATCGCCGGCAACGCGGGCGCTGCGGGTGTGCTCATGACCTGTTCCGGCGGCACGGCGACGGCGGATGGATCGGGCAACTACACCTTCAGCGTGGCCTACGGGTGGTCCGGGACGGTCACGCCGGCCCTGGCGGGCTACACCTTCTCGGCCCCCAGGACCTACACCGACATCGTGGCGGATCAGGCCGGCCAGGACTACACGGCGACGGCCATCACCTTCACGATCTCGGGCGCCCTGGGCGCCAGCGGTGCCGGGGCTTCCCTGGCCTACACCGACGGCTCGGCCAAGACGGCCACGGCCGATGCTTCAGGCCATTACGCCTTCACGGTGTCCTATGACTGGTCAGGCACGGTCACCCCGAGCCTTGCGGGCTTCGTCTTCACGGTCGACAGCCGGACCTACGCCCATGTCCTGGCCGACCAGACGGCCCAGGACTACACCCTGACCGCGGTGAGGGTGCCGCCCAGCTATGCGGGGTGCTTCATGGGCCTGGGTTCCGGCGATAGCGGCGGAGGGTCCATGCCCGGCTACTGGGTTGATGGGACCTGGTTCGATCTCCCGCTCCTGGAGCCCGGCCAGGATGCATGGGTCACCGCTCTCGCCGTGTCCGGGCGGGACCGGGACGTCCTTGCGGTCGGCTTCTGCACGCGCGATGCCGGGGGGAGCGTCCCAGGGTATTGGAAGAACGGGACCTGGGTTGGCCTCCCGGTGCTGAATGGAGGCGGGGACGCCCAGGCCACCGCCATCCTCGTGTCCGGGGGCGACGTCTACGTCGCAGGCCTCATTAACGGTACCTCGGGTGTGGTTGTTCCGGGCTATTGGAAAAACGAGGCCTGGATCGGCCTCACGCCCCTGGCCAGTGACCGGAACTCCCTGGTGGTCGCCCTGGCAACCTCCGGGAGCGAGGTCCTTGCCGCGGGCTACAGCAGCGACGTCAACAACGTAGGGGTTCCCGGCTACTGGCGGAACGGGGTCTGGAGACCCCTGTCCCAGTTGGATATCACCAGGGAATCGTCCGCCACCGCCGTGGTCGTGGACGGGGATGACGTCTATGCCGGCGGCTTCAGCACGGATTCCTCTGGGGTGCAGATTCCGGGCTACTGGAAGAACGGGATCTGGACGGGTCTCGATCGGCCAGACAGCAACACGGACTGGATGGTCATCAGCCTGGCCGTTTCTGGCAGTGATGTCTATGCAATGGGCTTCAGCCTGGCCAATACGATGGGTGCATCCATCGCCGGGTATTGGAAGAACGGAGCCTGGGTCGTCCTTCCCCCGTTGTCGGTCGATGGATCCTCGGTGAGTACGGTCCTCGTCGCGTCCGGGAAGGACGTCTTCGTGACGGGGGCCAGCACGACCGCGGACGTGACGGTCACAGGCTATTGGAAGAATGGGACCTGGTTCAGCCTCCCCTCCCCCGACCCTGCCAGTCCCGGGATTCCCCTTTCCTTCGTGGCCCCTTCCTACATCATTTCAGGCAACGCGGGAGTGGCGCGGGCGGTGCTGACCTACACGGACGGGACGACCAGGACCGCCGTGGCCGACGGGGACGGGAACTACTGCTTCAGCGTGTCCCCCGACTGGTCGGGGACGGTGACGCCCTCCAAGCCGGGATCCGTCTTCACGCCGGCCAGCAAGGTCTACACCCATGTCCAGGCCGACCAGACGGCCAAGAACTTCTCAGCGGTCACGAACCCCGGCTGA
- a CDS encoding sialidase family protein — protein sequence MTGALLVSTRKGLFQVRRQGPGRWGVEDLAFRGDNVTLALADARDGHWYAALDHGHFGVKLHRSPDRGATWEEVAAPAYPAPPEGQGEEVDTLGRAIPWKLIRIWSLAAGSEAGELWAGTLPGGLFRSADRGATWSLVRPLWDHPDRRAWMGGGTDYPGIHSICVDPRDGETVTVAVSCGGAWRTRDRGRTWTCCSHGMRADYMPADRALDPVAQDPHRVVQSPSHPDVFWCQHHNGVFRSVDDSSSWHEITGVPPSVFGFAVAVHPADPETAWFVPSDKDERRIPLEGRVVVARTRDGGRTFETLRRGLPQEHAYDLVFRHALDVDATGSRLAFGSTTGSLWVSENGGDDWLTVSEHLPPVHAVTFV from the coding sequence ATGACCGGAGCGCTCCTCGTATCCACCCGCAAGGGCCTCTTCCAGGTGCGCCGGCAGGGGCCGGGCCGCTGGGGCGTGGAGGACCTCGCCTTCCGCGGGGACAACGTCACCCTCGCCCTTGCGGACGCCCGCGACGGCCACTGGTATGCCGCCCTGGACCACGGCCACTTCGGCGTGAAGTTGCACCGCTCCCCCGACCGCGGCGCCACCTGGGAGGAGGTGGCCGCGCCCGCCTACCCCGCGCCCCCGGAGGGGCAGGGCGAGGAGGTGGACACCCTGGGCCGCGCGATCCCCTGGAAGCTCATCCGGATCTGGTCCCTGGCGGCGGGAAGCGAGGCCGGCGAATTGTGGGCCGGCACCCTGCCGGGGGGCCTTTTCCGCTCCGCGGACCGCGGCGCCACCTGGTCCCTGGTGCGCCCCCTCTGGGACCACCCCGACCGGCGCGCCTGGATGGGCGGCGGCACCGACTACCCCGGCATCCATTCCATCTGCGTGGACCCCCGGGACGGGGAAACCGTCACGGTGGCGGTCTCCTGCGGCGGCGCCTGGCGCACCCGGGACCGGGGCCGCACCTGGACCTGCTGCTCCCACGGCATGCGCGCCGACTACATGCCGGCGGACCGGGCCCTGGATCCGGTGGCCCAGGACCCCCACCGGGTGGTCCAGTCCCCGTCCCACCCCGACGTCTTCTGGTGCCAGCACCACAACGGCGTCTTCCGGTCCGTGGACGACAGCTCGTCCTGGCACGAGATCACGGGCGTCCCGCCCTCGGTGTTCGGCTTCGCGGTGGCCGTGCACCCCGCAGACCCCGAAACCGCCTGGTTCGTGCCCTCCGACAAGGACGAGCGCCGCATCCCGCTGGAGGGCAGGGTGGTGGTGGCCCGCACCCGGGACGGCGGCCGAACGTTCGAGACCCTGCGCCGGGGCCTGCCCCAGGAGCACGCCTATGACCTCGTGTTCCGCCACGCCCTGGATGTGGACGCCACCGGTTCCCGCCTGGCCTTCGGCAGCACCACCGGTTCCCTGTGGGTGTCGGAGAACGGCGGGGACGACTGGCTCACCGTCTCAGAGCACCTGCCGCCCGTGCATGCCGTGACCTTCGTCTGA
- a CDS encoding 4Fe-4S binding protein has protein sequence MSARRHHARRGVQILVLVAGTLVPWTGFFRIDAPGVRVVYLGTSYPLEWPYVLGMIIPFLVGVWALALLSFLKGRVFCGWACPYGSLVEFFEGLRTAAGWGSNRLVAAWMRRSPLHRLGLRAGALLTLAIAPLLLGASLAAYLYPPARILRELGSPLDLRNHGQVVLWAWMALVLVSSWLAGFLVRFHFCRMVCIYGMGQAMAASAADPAKVLRPRYRPEDLGACGSCQACLKACFVEVDPRDRELQLGFSAGCFNCGDCVDVCETVQGHKGRPSLLTFERPAAPRETPRVEESGDSW, from the coding sequence ATGAGCGCCCGCCGGCACCACGCCCGGCGGGGGGTGCAGATCCTGGTCCTCGTCGCGGGAACCCTCGTGCCCTGGACGGGCTTCTTCCGCATCGACGCGCCCGGGGTGCGGGTGGTGTACCTGGGAACCTCCTACCCGCTGGAATGGCCCTATGTGCTGGGGATGATCATTCCTTTCCTGGTGGGGGTGTGGGCCCTGGCGCTGCTGTCCTTCCTCAAGGGACGTGTGTTCTGCGGCTGGGCCTGCCCCTACGGGAGCCTGGTGGAATTCTTCGAGGGGCTCCGCACGGCGGCGGGCTGGGGCTCGAACCGGCTGGTGGCCGCCTGGATGAGGCGGTCCCCCCTGCACCGCCTGGGGCTGAGGGCAGGGGCCCTGCTGACCCTGGCCATCGCCCCGCTGCTGCTGGGGGCGAGTCTGGCGGCCTATCTGTATCCCCCAGCCCGTATCCTCCGGGAGCTGGGTTCGCCCCTGGACCTGCGCAACCACGGCCAGGTGGTGCTGTGGGCCTGGATGGCCCTCGTGCTGGTCTCGAGTTGGCTCGCGGGTTTCCTGGTTCGTTTCCACTTCTGCCGCATGGTCTGCATCTACGGCATGGGGCAGGCCATGGCCGCCTCCGCCGCGGACCCGGCCAAGGTGCTCCGACCGCGCTACCGACCCGAGGACCTCGGCGCCTGCGGATCCTGCCAAGCCTGCCTGAAGGCCTGCTTCGTGGAGGTGGACCCCCGGGACAGGGAGCTGCAGCTCGGCTTTTCCGCCGGCTGCTTCAACTGCGGGGACTGCGTGGACGTGTGCGAGACGGTGCAGGGGCACAAGGGGCGCCCTTCCCTGCTGACCTTCGAGCGGCCCGCGGCCCCCCGGGAGACGCCCAGGGTCGAGGAGTCCGGGGATTCCTGGTAG
- a CDS encoding aminotransferase class IV, with the protein MGRQIFFNGGFHEETDKLLSIQDRGLCFADGLFEVIRCVNGRFLLFAKHIARMRDSAAALRMEFPYSDAELLEACRELSRRNGVLDGELYLEITRGEAPRYHTFPEGVRPTFFIVLIPLRKMPENCWSVGVRTVTFPDTRGGYCHLKTINLLSNVLGKQHAKEKGAFEALFFREDAGGPYLTEGPSSSIFCIKDGVLLTPELDNILPGTTRHFVMELARKDGMEVREQRLHLQDFARADENFISSTVSEVMPVIQVDDTVLSGGSKGPITDRLQKLYAAFKRDHLE; encoded by the coding sequence ATGGGCCGGCAGATCTTTTTCAACGGGGGGTTCCACGAGGAGACCGACAAGCTCCTGAGCATCCAGGACCGCGGTCTGTGCTTCGCCGACGGGTTGTTCGAAGTGATCCGCTGCGTCAACGGCAGGTTCCTGCTTTTCGCCAAGCACATCGCCCGCATGCGCGACAGCGCCGCCGCCCTCCGCATGGAATTCCCCTACTCCGACGCCGAGCTGCTGGAGGCCTGCCGGGAATTGTCCCGGCGCAACGGCGTCCTGGACGGCGAGCTCTACCTGGAGATCACCCGGGGCGAGGCCCCCCGCTACCACACGTTCCCCGAAGGCGTGCGCCCCACGTTCTTCATCGTCCTCATCCCCCTGCGGAAGATGCCCGAGAACTGCTGGAGCGTGGGCGTCAGGACCGTCACCTTCCCCGACACCCGCGGCGGCTACTGCCACCTCAAGACCATCAACCTCCTCTCCAACGTCCTGGGCAAGCAGCACGCCAAGGAGAAGGGGGCCTTCGAGGCCCTGTTCTTCCGCGAGGACGCCGGGGGCCCCTATCTCACGGAAGGCCCCAGCTCGTCCATCTTCTGCATCAAGGACGGCGTCCTGCTCACCCCCGAACTCGACAACATCCTGCCCGGCACCACGCGCCACTTCGTCATGGAACTGGCCCGCAAGGACGGCATGGAGGTGCGGGAGCAGCGCCTCCACCTCCAGGACTTCGCACGTGCGGATGAGAATTTCATCTCAAGCACGGTCTCGGAAGTGATGCCGGTGATCCAGGTGGACGACACCGTCCTGTCCGGCGGCTCCAAGGGGCCGATCACCGATCGGCTGCAGAAGCTCTACGCGGCTTTCAAACGGGACCACCTCGAATAG
- a CDS encoding SIS domain-containing protein produces the protein MTQRSGSFQAEAQAPSLAALQVITATRRAMEALEAHWDPALLEAFTDHLVGRRGRVVLTGVGKSGLIAQKISATLASTGCPSFCIHPTDALHGDLGMITAQDTVLILSNSGETEEVLKLLPSLLRLGVGIASITSNGGSRLATASAWCFTYELPDGEGCPLNFAPMASTTLQLLWGDLLAAYFMTRTGFTLERFAQLHPAGNLGARLLKTSELMHRDFPRVPKDATLVDALAAMTGGKLGMTTVMDGETLLGIISDGDIRRALEKAQRENLNPLGLSAQAIMTANPVSVESKTLAQEAARILESRKITFLVVKDGDQAAGILHIHDLLGAKVI, from the coding sequence GTGACGCAACGTTCCGGTTCATTCCAGGCCGAGGCCCAGGCCCCGTCCCTGGCGGCGCTCCAGGTCATCACCGCCACCCGCAGGGCCATGGAGGCCCTCGAGGCCCACTGGGATCCGGCGCTGCTGGAGGCCTTCACGGACCACCTCGTGGGGCGCCGGGGCAGGGTGGTGCTCACCGGGGTCGGGAAGTCGGGCCTCATCGCCCAGAAGATCTCGGCGACCCTCGCCTCCACCGGCTGCCCCAGTTTCTGCATCCATCCCACGGACGCCCTCCACGGGGACCTGGGCATGATCACCGCCCAGGACACCGTGCTCATCCTGAGCAACAGCGGCGAGACCGAGGAGGTCCTCAAGCTCCTTCCGAGCCTCCTCCGCCTGGGCGTGGGCATCGCCTCCATCACCTCCAACGGCGGAAGCCGCCTGGCGACCGCCTCGGCCTGGTGCTTCACCTACGAGCTGCCCGACGGCGAAGGCTGCCCCCTCAACTTCGCACCCATGGCCTCGACGACCCTCCAGCTCCTGTGGGGCGACCTCCTCGCCGCCTACTTCATGACCCGCACCGGGTTCACCCTCGAGCGCTTCGCCCAGCTGCACCCCGCCGGAAACCTCGGGGCCCGGCTGTTGAAGACCAGCGAGCTGATGCACCGCGATTTCCCGAGGGTCCCCAAGGACGCCACCCTGGTGGACGCCCTGGCCGCCATGACCGGGGGCAAGCTGGGCATGACCACCGTCATGGACGGGGAAACCCTCCTGGGGATCATCAGCGACGGCGATATCCGCCGCGCCCTGGAAAAGGCCCAGCGCGAGAACCTCAACCCCCTGGGTCTCTCGGCCCAGGCGATCATGACCGCCAACCCGGTCTCCGTGGAATCGAAGACCCTGGCCCAGGAAGCCGCCAGGATCCTGGAGTCCCGCAAGATCACCTTCCTCGTCGTGAAGGATGGGGACCAGGCGGCCGGCATCCTCCACATCCACGATCTCCTGGGCGCCAAAGTCATCTAG
- a CDS encoding LptF/LptG family permease has product MRSTIGRYLLKNWTWPFLAALVFYGGLLMAYEVVGLSKEIFSMGAPFRWVVPLLLLSVPDNLGMVLPMAAVLGGLMGMQHLSDGSETVAAQGLGVGMRAIVKPWLVLAGILLAVATFNAHVVVPWANTTQQIAQASMVEEARTRFLRPGSPPWFPSTAPGDAVWMAPDGQVHLMEVNREGVQHLVARSLLWGPGDKGHEKTSINLKMVDLNGCVYHRTDGSIVHIQEKEHLYAIKVPEVPKLLQATNARFKSTRELLGHPGVEASVELTRRLTLPVASCALLLLGIALGLGHPRFQRGGAIVKSLGVILLYYLLLKYFESQIIYAKSQLLFPRMALLALPWVFLAAGFVLLRRKLQPHHSNRLLRLLPVKTVIHLDELRQKASEICLGFVSKYLKTLVSFLAAIRKRRSRRDILASWTDGLWWKNWGGVMGTFLALSLLIEYATLAGDMAHNHVSMLVFLKYWLWNLPPFLSVVLPLAFLLGGVLALSDAAVSREWVALRAGGASLAQWCRAGFKAWGSVLVLTFILQAFLAPFAYRQADPIYRQILGRPARAAATKPWLYLGSTGVVWFLDGSARWGFPLKAPGEAPILLKWRMGDVQAEGLPWGGMAFEEGPAASRLFPSRALRDSASADSAATLDLFQWQRWAPDPERATLIWSRILNWLAGPCLLFAMLPYAFPSPRGGRGSALGFSLVAGLVFMGLQALFSGAAKAGDLPSAWGVLCPMLLLFGFGLLRLNRLRT; this is encoded by the coding sequence GTGCGGTCGACCATCGGCAGATACCTCCTGAAAAACTGGACCTGGCCCTTCCTGGCGGCCCTGGTTTTCTATGGCGGACTTCTCATGGCCTACGAGGTGGTGGGACTGTCCAAGGAGATCTTCTCCATGGGGGCGCCCTTCCGGTGGGTGGTGCCCCTGCTCCTCCTCAGCGTCCCGGACAACCTCGGCATGGTGCTGCCCATGGCGGCGGTGCTGGGCGGTCTCATGGGCATGCAGCACCTCTCCGACGGTTCGGAGACGGTGGCCGCCCAGGGCCTGGGCGTCGGCATGCGGGCCATCGTCAAACCCTGGCTCGTCCTGGCGGGCATCCTTCTGGCGGTGGCCACCTTCAATGCTCATGTGGTGGTGCCCTGGGCCAACACCACCCAGCAGATCGCCCAGGCCAGCATGGTCGAGGAGGCCCGGACCCGGTTCCTCCGCCCCGGTTCTCCCCCCTGGTTTCCCAGCACCGCCCCCGGCGACGCCGTGTGGATGGCCCCGGACGGCCAGGTGCACCTCATGGAGGTCAACCGGGAGGGCGTCCAGCACCTGGTGGCCCGCTCCCTCCTCTGGGGGCCCGGCGATAAGGGACATGAGAAGACAAGCATTAATCTAAAAATGGTTGACCTTAACGGGTGCGTTTATCACCGGACGGATGGCAGCATCGTGCATATCCAGGAAAAGGAGCACCTGTACGCCATCAAGGTGCCCGAGGTGCCCAAGCTGCTCCAGGCCACCAATGCCCGGTTCAAATCGACCCGGGAGCTCCTGGGTCATCCCGGCGTCGAGGCCTCCGTGGAGCTCACCCGCCGGCTCACCCTCCCCGTCGCCTCCTGTGCCCTGCTCCTCCTGGGCATCGCCCTGGGCCTCGGACATCCACGGTTTCAGCGCGGCGGAGCCATCGTCAAGAGCCTCGGGGTGATCCTGCTCTATTATCTCCTGCTTAAGTACTTTGAAAGTCAGATTATATACGCCAAATCCCAACTCCTCTTCCCCCGGATGGCGCTGCTCGCCCTGCCCTGGGTCTTCCTGGCGGCGGGGTTTGTGCTCCTGCGGCGGAAACTCCAGCCGCACCATTCCAACCGGCTCCTTCGGCTGCTTCCCGTCAAGACGGTCATCCACCTGGACGAACTTCGGCAAAAGGCGTCGGAGATCTGTTTGGGTTTCGTTTCCAAATACTTGAAAACGTTGGTTTCATTCCTGGCGGCGATTCGAAAGCGCAGGTCCCGGCGGGATATCCTGGCCAGCTGGACCGACGGCCTGTGGTGGAAGAACTGGGGGGGCGTCATGGGGACCTTCCTGGCCCTGAGCCTGCTCATCGAATACGCGACCCTCGCCGGGGACATGGCCCACAACCACGTTTCCATGCTTGTCTTCCTCAAATACTGGCTGTGGAACCTGCCGCCCTTCCTGTCGGTGGTGCTGCCGCTGGCCTTCCTCCTGGGCGGCGTCCTCGCCCTTTCGGACGCCGCGGTGTCCCGGGAGTGGGTGGCCCTGCGGGCCGGCGGGGCCAGCCTGGCCCAGTGGTGCCGGGCCGGGTTCAAGGCATGGGGGAGCGTCCTGGTGCTCACGTTCATCCTCCAGGCCTTCCTGGCGCCCTTCGCCTACCGCCAGGCCGACCCCATCTACCGGCAGATCCTGGGCCGCCCGGCCCGCGCGGCCGCGACGAAGCCCTGGCTGTACCTGGGGTCCACCGGCGTGGTCTGGTTCCTGGACGGCTCGGCCCGCTGGGGCTTCCCCCTCAAGGCTCCCGGCGAGGCCCCCATCCTCCTCAAGTGGAGGATGGGGGACGTCCAGGCCGAGGGCCTTCCCTGGGGCGGCATGGCCTTCGAAGAGGGGCCTGCGGCTTCCCGGCTCTTCCCCAGCCGGGCCCTGCGGGACTCGGCCTCGGCGGACAGCGCCGCGACCCTGGACCTCTTCCAGTGGCAGCGCTGGGCGCCGGATCCTGAAAGAGCCACACTGATTTGGAGCCGAATCCTGAACTGGCTTGCGGGACCCTGCCTCCTCTTCGCCATGCTTCCCTACGCCTTCCCTTCCCCCCGGGGGGGCCGGGGTTCCGCCCTGGGGTTCAGCCTCGTGGCGGGGCTGGTCTTCATGGGGCTGCAGGCGCTCTTCAGCGGCGCGGCCAAGGCGGGCGACCTGCCTTCTGCCTGGGGGGTTCTGTGCCCCATGCTGCTGCTGTTCGGGTTCGGACTCCTGCGTCTGAACCGCCTCCGCACATGA
- a CDS encoding MoaD/ThiS family protein, whose protein sequence is MPRVVFTANLQRHVPCPPCAVGGATVREALDNAFAREPRLRGYVVDEHGELRHHMVVFVNGIACADRRGLSDPVTDGDEVVVMQALSGG, encoded by the coding sequence ATGCCGCGCGTCGTCTTCACCGCCAACCTCCAGCGCCATGTGCCGTGCCCGCCCTGCGCGGTGGGCGGCGCCACGGTCCGGGAGGCCCTGGACAACGCCTTCGCCCGGGAGCCCCGGTTGCGGGGCTACGTGGTGGACGAGCACGGGGAGCTGCGCCACCACATGGTGGTGTTCGTCAATGGGATCGCCTGCGCCGACCGGCGCGGGCTCTCGGACCCGGTGACCGACGGGGACGAGGTGGTGGTGATGCAGGCCCTCTCAGGAGGCTGA